A window of Zavarzinella sp. contains these coding sequences:
- a CDS encoding DNA methyltransferase, with the protein MRIEQRDISKVFPFPDNPRVIGADSINSVANSIRDFGWVQPIVVDLQSVIIAGHTRYLAAQKLGLKKVPVFVADIAEEAARALRIADNKTNELSKWDDIKLPTELNWLKSNGYNLADFGWNDKELGKYLGKILDGGLTDPDLVPEPPKEAITQPCNLWLMGEHRLLCGDSTKADDVARLMESVKADACVTDPPYGVSYVGKTKDKLKVENDHLDEKGLAELVSAAFDHSQANCRPGAYWYATVPAGPLHIMFADDWNRRGILRQILVWAKDSMVLGHSEYHYQHEPILFGWIPGDRHKNADRTRTTLWQHPRPKASREHPTMKPVSLWAQALGDGTREGEIVYDPFLGSGTTVIAAEQLSRKCYGVEISPKYCDVIVKRWEDFTGQKAKLAG; encoded by the coding sequence ATGAGAATTGAACAGAGAGACATATCGAAGGTATTTCCCTTCCCGGACAATCCGAGGGTAATCGGTGCGGACTCCATCAACTCCGTGGCAAACTCGATCAGGGATTTCGGGTGGGTTCAGCCGATCGTGGTCGACCTGCAGAGCGTGATCATTGCGGGCCACACCAGGTACTTGGCAGCTCAAAAACTGGGACTGAAGAAGGTGCCGGTGTTCGTTGCGGATATCGCCGAAGAGGCAGCCAGGGCCCTCCGGATCGCCGACAACAAAACGAACGAGCTGTCAAAGTGGGACGATATCAAACTGCCCACGGAGCTGAACTGGCTCAAATCGAACGGGTACAATCTGGCTGACTTTGGGTGGAATGATAAGGAGCTCGGAAAGTACCTGGGCAAAATCCTCGACGGTGGGCTGACCGATCCGGATCTGGTACCGGAGCCGCCAAAGGAAGCAATCACCCAGCCATGTAACCTCTGGCTCATGGGCGAGCACCGACTCCTGTGTGGAGACTCGACGAAGGCCGACGATGTAGCCAGGCTGATGGAAAGTGTGAAGGCCGACGCTTGCGTAACAGATCCCCCCTACGGCGTTTCGTACGTTGGCAAAACAAAAGATAAGTTGAAGGTGGAAAACGACCACCTGGACGAAAAGGGGCTGGCTGAGCTGGTGTCTGCAGCCTTTGATCATTCCCAGGCGAACTGTCGACCAGGTGCATACTGGTACGCAACCGTTCCTGCAGGCCCTCTGCACATCATGTTTGCGGACGACTGGAATCGGCGTGGCATTCTCCGGCAGATCCTGGTGTGGGCAAAAGATTCGATGGTGCTTGGTCACAGCGAGTACCATTACCAGCACGAGCCTATCCTGTTTGGCTGGATCCCTGGGGACCGGCACAAGAACGCAGACCGCACTCGGACCACGCTGTGGCAGCATCCAAGGCCCAAAGCGAGCCGTGAGCACCCGACCATGAAGCCGGTTTCCCTTTGGGCTCAGGCGTTGGGTGATGGCACGCGAGAAGGCGAAATTGTCTACGATCCGTTTCTCGGGAGTGGTACCACGGTGATCGCAGCTGAGCAGCTCAGTAGGAAATGTTACGGGGTTGAGATCAGCCCAAAATACTGCGACGTGATCGTAAAGCGTTGGGAAGATTTTACCGGGCAGAAAGCGAAGCTGGCTGGGTAG
- a CDS encoding tetratricopeptide repeat protein, giving the protein MNRSSIIDQFPYPIALPYSLIFDESLLPSERRWALCFTQYQTLRMVVLAFISQYLRTPIDETAKEAVKTTNERIASLRSPMFSDWVTAVRTLPRKWPALKLTQPFPDLPDNLKKLPSVERSIPDSSRITKLQSLEAIVALRNYIAHGGLPDQQQAERHLAEYIPVLEEVLTAFAFLADCQLLVCDDTEKVKQGLPVAVRSLTGVTPLEPVETDLTPELEAAFGESVAVLVTPTKVPIPLDPLLRPLPHDEPLYLYDGHYGIRVTAKTEAVNRYVYYLGVRDKRSGTPDCQAAAERLRELLVARNINYDLPKERVYPWTIAEAALDYSRRTLTDLRGTKYFPECYEPFPKIGDHLDRFLSVPARDQWKDTTRPRFLNCLLLLGTAGSGKTALLARWVEQLLNTLGNSPNTLADPEADRGNPNVVLFLRGNGIALRPDGVSLFGDVAEKLGVSVGEKGIGSFDELFAHLHTGFLKDQAPGRRLVLVVDALNEAPFAEQVTREALQLVSLAARFPWCKVVLSTRDEWLAILPEKMAATEADPRADVKDFLYDPDPNQPGERRLPALVIEPLVADHAERIYRKHQARARSKTEDGYAIPACITPWDNLSANVRKLLTNPLYLYLFQRAFAGRPVGPVAGVPELYAAYVESAYERNIGPAVRAVEEHLIADPDRATSDLTDDDVNALRLGWASGRTAMEVRTDFHPVEMLVHEGFITKRVREEGGGYRFVYQTVAEYLLYRHLRDAMPTGADEFAYWLKLAKRETAFPEYAGAFLFLLRNWEDRDDAREWIGKLMEEGEEWTGGVLTKLLDELARTGFVPGVVSSRGERLSGSLVKNDSERIASAIYRAGSSLITTSLAPTALLYLRSTVTILEKLLACNPDNLEIASGLARALRILGILQRASGMINESEVNYRRSVQLYDDLYHQNPSNIQLLVGLARGLNNLAILLRLIGRATEAETSYRRSLQFYEDHCRQNPTNFNVTAGLALTLNNFGNLLRAEGRVGDAENNYSRSMQLYEELYLQNPANIEIA; this is encoded by the coding sequence GTGAATCGCTCCTCAATCATAGATCAGTTTCCCTATCCGATTGCGTTGCCGTACTCACTTATATTCGACGAGTCGCTTTTACCTTCGGAACGTCGCTGGGCACTGTGTTTTACCCAATATCAAACTCTGCGGATGGTCGTGTTGGCCTTTATCAGTCAGTACCTGCGGACTCCAATCGATGAGACTGCGAAAGAAGCTGTTAAAACTACCAATGAGCGTATTGCATCCCTGCGTTCTCCGATGTTCTCCGATTGGGTTACTGCAGTTCGCACCCTGCCCAGAAAGTGGCCGGCCCTGAAACTTACCCAACCATTTCCTGATTTGCCCGATAATTTGAAGAAATTGCCATCAGTAGAGAGAAGCATTCCGGATTCAAGCAGGATAACAAAACTCCAGTCCCTGGAAGCAATCGTCGCCCTACGCAACTATATCGCCCACGGCGGCCTCCCGGACCAGCAGCAGGCCGAGCGACACCTGGCCGAATACATCCCGGTCCTGGAGGAGGTGCTCACCGCCTTCGCCTTCCTCGCCGACTGCCAACTGCTGGTTTGCGATGACACTGAGAAGGTGAAGCAGGGGCTGCCGGTAGCGGTGCGGTCGCTGACCGGGGTGACCCCACTAGAGCCGGTAGAAACGGACCTGACGCCGGAGTTGGAGGCGGCGTTTGGTGAGTCCGTCGCCGTGCTGGTCACACCCACCAAGGTGCCGATCCCCCTCGACCCACTGCTGCGACCGCTCCCGCACGATGAGCCGCTCTACCTCTACGACGGGCACTACGGCATCCGGGTGACGGCCAAGACGGAGGCGGTGAACAGGTACGTCTACTACCTGGGGGTACGGGACAAGCGCAGCGGCACGCCGGACTGTCAAGCGGCTGCTGAACGCTTGCGGGAACTACTCGTTGCCCGCAACATTAACTACGACCTGCCGAAGGAACGGGTCTACCCGTGGACGATCGCCGAGGCCGCCCTCGACTACTCCCGTCGGACTCTCACCGACCTGCGCGGCACCAAATACTTTCCGGAGTGCTACGAGCCGTTCCCGAAAATCGGTGATCACCTCGACCGCTTCCTGAGCGTGCCAGCCCGCGACCAGTGGAAGGACACTACCCGTCCGCGGTTCCTCAATTGCCTGCTCCTGCTCGGCACCGCTGGCAGTGGGAAAACAGCCCTTCTCGCCCGATGGGTGGAGCAGTTGCTTAACACACTGGGTAATTCGCCAAACACGCTCGCCGACCCCGAAGCCGACCGCGGCAACCCTAATGTGGTTCTCTTCCTCCGCGGCAACGGCATCGCGCTGCGGCCGGACGGGGTGTCGCTGTTCGGCGACGTGGCCGAGAAGCTCGGCGTGTCTGTCGGCGAGAAGGGGATCGGCAGCTTCGACGAACTGTTCGCCCACCTACACACCGGATTTCTGAAAGATCAGGCGCCAGGCCGCCGGCTGGTGCTAGTGGTTGACGCCCTAAACGAGGCACCATTCGCCGAGCAGGTCACGCGCGAGGCCCTACAGCTGGTTTCGCTCGCTGCCCGTTTCCCGTGGTGCAAGGTGGTGCTCTCCACCCGCGACGAGTGGCTGGCCATTCTGCCGGAGAAGATGGCCGCGACCGAGGCCGACCCGCGGGCCGACGTGAAGGATTTTCTCTACGATCCCGACCCGAACCAGCCGGGCGAACGACGCCTGCCCGCACTCGTGATCGAACCACTGGTCGCTGACCACGCCGAGCGGATCTACCGCAAGCACCAAGCCCGCGCCCGTTCGAAGACCGAAGACGGCTATGCCATCCCCGCCTGTATCACGCCGTGGGACAACCTGTCCGCCAACGTGCGGAAGCTGCTCACCAACCCGCTCTACCTTTACCTCTTCCAGCGGGCGTTCGCCGGCCGCCCGGTGGGGCCGGTGGCGGGGGTGCCGGAACTGTACGCGGCGTATGTGGAGTCGGCGTACGAGCGGAACATCGGGCCGGCGGTGCGGGCGGTGGAGGAGCACTTGATCGCCGACCCCGACCGCGCCACCTCCGACCTGACCGACGACGACGTGAACGCTCTGCGACTTGGTTGGGCGTCCGGCCGCACCGCGATGGAGGTTCGCACCGACTTCCACCCGGTTGAGATGCTGGTGCACGAGGGGTTCATCACCAAGCGGGTACGGGAGGAGGGGGGTGGGTATCGGTTCGTCTACCAGACGGTGGCCGAGTACCTTCTCTATCGCCATCTGCGGGACGCGATGCCGACGGGCGCCGACGAGTTCGCTTACTGGCTGAAGCTGGCGAAGCGTGAGACGGCGTTTCCCGAGTACGCCGGGGCGTTCCTGTTCTTGTTGCGGAACTGGGAGGACCGCGATGACGCCCGCGAGTGGATCGGCAAGCTAATGGAAGAAGGGGAGGAATGGACCGGAGGTGTACTAACGAAACTGCTCGACGAACTGGCCCGCACCGGTTTCGTTCCCGGAGTAGTATCATCGCGAGGTGAAAGACTATCTGGATCACTGGTAAAAAACGATTCCGAACGAATTGCCTCCGCAATCTATCGGGCAGGGTCCTCACTAATCACAACTTCATTGGCACCGACTGCATTGCTGTATTTGAGGTCTACGGTCACGATTCTCGAAAAGCTACTGGCTTGTAACCCGGATAACTTGGAGATTGCGTCTGGGCTGGCTCGGGCGTTGAGAATCCTAGGGATCTTACAACGCGCATCTGGGATGATAAACGAATCTGAAGTCAACTACCGGCGTAGTGTGCAGCTGTACGATGATCTCTACCATCAAAACCCATCGAACATACAGCTCTTAGTCGGACTAGCACGTGGGTTAAACAACCTAGCTATCCTCCTGCGTTTAATTGGACGGGCTACAGAAGCCGAAACAAGCTACAGGCGTAGTTTGCAGTTCTATGAGGATCACTGTCGTCAAAACCCAACGAACTTTAATGTCACGGCAGGGTTAGCGTTGACTTTGAATAACTTTGGTAATCTTTTGCGTGCAGAGGGAAGGGTGGGAGATGCTGAGAACAATTACTCTCGTAGTATGCAATTGTATGAAGAACTTTACCTTCAGAATCCAGCGAACATAGAGATTGCGG